cagaccgagtggtgcagcggtctaaggtgctgcatctcagtgctagaggcgtcactacagaccgagtggtgcagcggtctaaggtgctgcatctcagtgtttgaggcgtcactacagaccgagtggtgcagcggtctaaggcactgcatctcagtgctagaggcgtcactacagaccgagtggtgcagcggtctaaggtgctgcatctcagtgctagaggcgtcactacagaccgagtggtgcagcggtctaaggtgctgcatctcagtgtttgaggcgtcactacagaccgagtggtgcagcggtctaaggtgctgcatctcagtgctagaggcgtcactacagaccgagtggtgcagcggtctaaggtgctgcatctcagtgctagaggcgtcactacagaccgagtggtgcagcggtctaaggtgctgcatctcagtgtttgaggcgtcactacagaccgagtggtgcagcggtctaaggtgctgcatctcagtgtttgaggcgtcactacagaccgagtggtgcagcggtctaaggtactgcatctcagtgctagaggcgtcactacagaccgagtggtgcagcggtctaaggtgctgcatctcagtgctagaggcgtcactacagaccgagtggtgcagcggtctaaggtgctgcatctcagtgtttgaggcgtcactacagaccgagtggtgcagcggtctaaggtactgcatctcagtgtttgaggcgtcactacagaccgagtggtgcagcggtctaaggtgctgcatctcagtgtttgaggcgtcactacagaccgagtggtgcagcggtctaaggcactgcatctcagtgtttgaggcgtcactacagaccgagtggtgcagtggtctaaggtgctgcatctcagtgtttgaggcgtcactacagaccgagtggtgcagcggtctaaggtgctgcgtctcagtgtttgaggcgtcactacagaccgagtggtgcagcggtctaaggcactgcatctcagtgtttgaggcgtcactacagaccgagtggtgcagcggtctaaggtgctgcatctcagtgtttgaggcgtcactacagaccgagtggcgcagcggtctaaggtgctgcatctcagtgtttgaggcgtcactacagaccgagtggtgcagcggtctaaggtgctgcatctcagtgtttgaggcgtcactacagaccgagtggtgcagcggtctaaggcgctgcatctcagtgtttgaggcgtcactacagaccgagtggcgcagcggtctaaggtgctgcatctcagtgtttgaggcgtcactacagaccgagtggcgcagcggtctaaggtactgcatctcagtgtttgaggcgtcactacagaccgagtggtgcagcggtctaaggtactgcatctcagtgtttgaggcgtcactggttcgattccaggctgtatcacaaccggccgtgattgggagtcccatagggcggcgcacaattggcccagcgtcgtccgggtttggccggtgtaggccgtcattgtaaaataagaatttgttcttaactgacttgcctagttaaataaaggatcaaaaaataaaacattggaGGCTTGACAACTTCAGAACATGGAGGAAAAAAAATCACTGTGTCTGCCATGATGTTCAACCAACTCCACCGACCTGCTCTGGCGCAGTGGAACCCATAATGATATGTGACAACTTGGTTACAGCGACGCCGTTCTGCGAGGACACCCAAACCAGAGTTGCCACCGCAAAGCCCaagagcctgaccctctctggaagTTGGGATATTTAGCCTACCTTGGCTATTGGTTGAAACGCAGGGCCCATTCTAGCTTGGTAGGTAGGCTATGTCGGGGTGGGAAATTGGAAATGTGAATTGGGACAAGTTGGAAGTAATAATGCATTTAGGTTATAGTTTATTGAGATGCATGAATACACCAGACCAAAATCTTGATTTTAAGGCTGTTTTAAAaagaatttcctgcaattctacgtgGTAGGCTAATAATTTACGTTCACTACttattcaataggctacatctgtcTGTAGAAACTTTGATTGAGGAAATGATGCCAAAATAATAATACTAGCACTACATCACTGCAAGTCAGATCTGTGGTAGGTCTGTAGCCATGGTGTCTGTGTGCTGCATGTGTTTCCCGCGGGCTTCATCCATCTGAGCAGAAGCCAAAATGCAACAGTCCGGTGCTCATTACGAACAGGGTAAATAAAGGACCTTGAATGACAGCACCGTTGACAACTCCTTTTCACCCGGAGATTTCCGCGCCTCTATTTTGATCTAACAGCTGACCACGTTTAAGCCTTTACATTGTGTCATAGCCTACATTTGGATTAGCCTAATTCATAAAACTGGACTGGATTATTTTACTGCACCATCATTGCAATCCAATGCATGCACGGATTTATGCAATAAACTGAGATATATTGCGGCGCTGTAGATTTTCTGGGGGGCTGTGcaacagaaggctatatctgtccgctaatccaggactagtaaaggcccagtgcactacttaaaaaaatatatacttttattAATGTATCTTTTTTAAATTCAGATTAGTCTGGGGGCGCTGCAGCACCCCTGCTTCCGGCGGCTAATGGGCGTGGACTCTAGCGGCTAATGGGCGTGGACTCTAGCGGCTAAtgggcgtggactctacaaggtgtcaaaagcattccacagggatgctggcccatgttgactccaatacctcccacagttgtgtcacgtTGGCTGgacgtcctttgggtggtggactattcttgatacacaccggaaactgttgagcgtcaataatccagcagtgttgcagttcttgacacaaaccagtacgcctggcacctactaccataccctgttcaaaggcacttacagtaTCTGGCCACAACTGTATATCATTCATTtgaaaatggatgtagcaatagcagattgcccctttaaagacaAAATCTATTCCCTTAAAGTCACACTCTGTAAGATACAAATGTCAGCATGAGCCACCAACACAAATATAAACAATGGAGAAAACAGCAGATAGACACTTGATGATGTGTAGTGCTCGAGGAATGACACGCAGATAAACACACCCAGAAAGAAAACACAGAGTTTGAAAATGATAATTTAATCAGAGTAttgtagtatctaaacagtttatgactttgctgacgtttgcaaatggtgtgttagaggaagttgactcagcttgccgaagcatctggaaagcattactataggggccccctaaaacagaggaggtCTGTTATGTGGaggcctgggattggtctgtgggaaaaccacccatattatgttacatattataaataccatggttgaaacaaaggacggggagaatataacatattagagattgggtcagttgttctccagatgtctgcaggagtctgtaaattgacgctgaaatctttgatgtaataaaccattataatcaaggacagtgtcagcggacttcttgtcatcacagcataattagcatcgttaTCTCGACACTACAGTATCTACATTCAAACTGACATACTCCATATTCAGTTCAGGtgtttaaataaaaaaacatacaaatGTCTTTTGGAATGCGCTTTATACAATTTGATTTCATGTGCCGTTAAACAAAAGCACAATTTCTCAGTCAAAAATATGAGACAAGTGTGGGAGCAGTATGTGTGTTTTCTCATGAACTTTAAGTCCATTTGACGTGTTATAttcctttccacactgggagcagtggtaaggcctcTTTCCTGTGTGTGTTATCTCGTGGTCTTTCAGGTGCCCCAACTGGGTAAATATCTTTCCACACTGGCAGCATTCATAACGTTTCTCTCCGGTGTGGATTCTTCCATGCTCCTTCAGTTGCTGAAACCAGGTAAATTTcattccacagtgggagcagtgaaAAGGCTTCTCCCGTTTATGTCTTttctcatgccttttcaggtaCTCTAAATTCGTAAAACTCTTTTCACAATGTGAACAGTGGAAAGGCTTTTCTACAGAATGTGTTTGCTCATGGTTTTTCAGGGACACTGATGTGGTAAAACGCTTTCCACACTggaagcagtggtaaggcttctctcctgtgtgtgtcctctcatgtgatttcaggccCGATAACCGGGTAAAACTATtttcacactgggagcagtggtagggcttctctcctgtatgtattcttACATGATCTTTCAGGGTCCCTGAAGTGGTAAACCTCTTTCCACAttgagagcagtggtaaggcttttctcctgtgtgtttttttttatgcTTTTTCCGTTGCCCTGACCAGCGAAAACCCTTTCCACATTGGGAGCATTGGTAAGGCTTCTGTCCCGTGtctattctctcatgtgatttcagggtCCCTGAGGAGGAAAAACTAGTTTGACACTGGGAGCACTggtagggcttctctcctgtgtgtattctcttatggGTTTTCAGATGCCCTAACTGAGAAAATCTGGTTTCACACTGGAAGCATTGatagggcttctctcctgtgtgtgtcctctcatgtgatttcaggtcccATAACCTGGTAAAACTATTTTTACACTGGGAGCACTGGTGTCGTCTTGCTGGTTTGGACGTCTCTtggtctggttcccctgaaggactcttccctctgtcagagtgagagtctagtctctctcctgccaaagacagacAGTATTTAGTAAACAGAGAGacctgggcccatattcacaaagcgtTTCAGAGTAGGgatgttgatctaggatcaggtccataCAATCTAATTCATTATTATATAAAAGTCAATACTGATGCTAGTacagcactcttactctgagacgCTGTGTGGATTCGAgccctgaatgaaacctccacatgatCAAACTGCCTTCTCTGAGGTTTAATACAGACTAGATCCCTCAATAACCGGAGGTCATCAATTTTTTACAACATTTTTTAAATCCAGAATGATCAAATGAACAAAATGATCAGGCATGGTCTTGATTCTGTCCTCTTAATCATTTGAAAAGAAACGGAAAATGTCAACCAAAATGTCATGAAATCAGACATGAGTTGGTTGTAATTATAGGATATATGATGTGGTAGCAGAGTTCCATCAGCTCAGTCTGTCTTACCTTACAGCTAAAATATTAAGGACCTAATAACACcattcagattttaaaaaacgaaTGACGCAGAGCTTCAATCCTATTTGTAAGATTTCGAATAATATCAAAATCAACCCTTTTGTCTTGATCAATGACCAAGATATGGTGTCTCACGGTAGGGTGGGGTATGCAGAAAGGGTCAACTTTGAGGAcctctatctcctgaatgttttggcatgtCAAATATCCTTCCTTCCGatgaagtttctatgtgagaattgccagttTTTCTGTAAACACCATGTTCTGCAGATTGTACTTTTAAAGACGGTCCCTTAGCCAAAAGTGCAAACATTCCCCCATTGAAACCAATAGTCACTTTTTGAAAACGGAACGGAATGGCCAAAATGTAGGGTGTAGCTTAATCGCTACCTTAATCTGATTCTAGACATATCACTCTCATCATCCTATGACCTTCAATGAAGAGGTATTGACGTGCGAACTCCCAAATATCAAACAAGTATCTGatgcaggggtctccaacagctCATAGCTCGCCAAACAATTCCGAAAGTAAATGCAATTTTTCATGTGTTCcatcgcaaactgtcataaacaaatctcacaagcatccgacaccgcaagctcccagctactatctaatcaacGGCTGTTTctacgtgccattggaacacaggactaatggttgctgataatgggcctctgtacaactatgtagatattccattaaaaaaatcagccgtttccagctacaatagccatttacaacatgattgtctacactgtatttctgatcaatttgatgttattttaatggccaaaaaaatgcttttctttcgaaaacaaggacatttctaagtgacccaaacttttgaacggtagtgtatattgacagaaaacatactgcactactttctcttgtacactaaggaccAGAGGAAGAGTTgacaacatagtgcactactttctcttgtacactaaggaccAGAGGAAGAGTTgacaacatagtgcactactttctcttgtacactaaggaccACGGGAAGAGTTgacaacatagtgcactactttctcttgtacactaaggaccAGGGGAAGAGTTgacaacatagtgcactactttctcttgtacactaaggacctggggaatagttgcaggggagaggagcagTGGCGTATATTCATgtatgccaagggaagccaggctttccCAAAAAACATACAATCATTTATCTTTCGTCCCTCTGTGTTTCCTTCACTTcccaagaggctgaatgtatctcaccggaaaaagcatccgagcaagcgaaacagcgcccctctatctct
Above is a genomic segment from Coregonus clupeaformis isolate EN_2021a unplaced genomic scaffold, ASM2061545v1 scaf0087, whole genome shotgun sequence containing:
- the LOC121563777 gene encoding zinc finger protein 239-like, producing the protein MKEEGEITVTLEEEEEEETGDLINTRERLDSHSDRGKSPSGEPDQETSKPARRHQCSQCKNSFTRLWDLKSHERTHTGEKPYQCFQCETRFSQLGHLKTHKRIHTGEKPYQCSQCQTSFSSSGTLKSHERIDTGQKPYQCSQCGKGFRWSGQRKKHKKKHTGEKPYHCSQCGKRFTTSGTLKDHVRIHTGEKPYHCSQCENSFTRLSGLKSHERTHTGEKPYHCFQCGKRFTTSVSLKNHEQTHSVEKPFHCSHCEKSFTNLEYLKRHEKRHKREKPFHCSHCGMKFTWFQQLKEHGRIHTGEKRYECCQCGKIFTQLGHLKDHEITHTGKRPYHCSQCGKEYNTSNGLKVHEKTHILLPHLSHIFD